A part of Chanos chanos chromosome 9, fChaCha1.1, whole genome shotgun sequence genomic DNA contains:
- the LOC115821394 gene encoding BEN domain-containing protein 5-like, translating into MFALVRYLEDNYRDIVLVSHIKDFDPANVDDFDKTTKYSVLWRDDGAYYEGQVLLLSDKENTLRQRLESKRAPVPKIRTESATPPRKDRAGLEAAANKTGQDSGGADEGGMISQQVYEELLQGYQQLKRKKQRLAVELSVLQHKYAELEKAKEETQHELDEHKEECVNLRSIQDKIRSLLQGEALEVSFGAPVLPSPSRTSEETILQCPEGKTHIGGGAYIPVGTWSWIRGAKNDSRFCKDLAVAIWGSEVLLNRSTEGKVCNRLKAQGAVAKPPLTPEKYQAVKDSFKTWLLEKGVSESEVAMRSRKIGQYISEKIMDIKKAQKKF; encoded by the exons atgtttgCTCTCGTAAGATACTTGGAGGACAACTACCGGGATATTGTTCTAGTTTCCCACATAAAGGATTTCGATCCAGCTAACGTCGATGATTTCGACAAAACGACCAAGTACTCGGTGTTGTGGAGGGACGACGGAGCCTACTACGAAGGCCAAGTTTTGCTGCTTTCAG ATAAAGAGAACACGCTAAGGCAGCGTCTGGAGAGCAAGAGGGCTCCCGTCCCGAAAATAAGGACAGAAAGCGCGACACCCCCCAGGAAAGACAGAGCTGGATTGGAGGCTGCGGCAAATAAGACCGGCCAA GATTCTGGTGGCGCTGATGAAGGGGGCATGATCTCCCAGCAAGTGTATGAGGAATTGCTCCAAGGGTACCAGCaactgaagaggaaaaaacagcgACTGGCAGTGGAGCTCAGTGTTCTTCAACATAA ATATGCAGAGTTGGAGAAGGCAAAAGAGGAGACACAGCATGAACTTGACGAACACAAAGAAGAATGTGTCAACTTACGGTCCATCCAGGACAAGATAAGATCACTGCTCCAAGGGGAAGCGTTGGAGG tatcCTTTGGTGCACCGGTGCTGCCCAGCCCCTCACGGACAAGTGAAGAGACAATACTGCAATGTCCGGAAGGAAAG ACACACATTGGGGGTGGTGCCTACATTCCAGTAGGGACCTGGAGCTGGATTAGGGGAGCTAAAAATGACTCCCGGTTCTGCAAGGACCTAGCTGTAGCCATCTGGGGGTCAGAGGTCCTGCTGAACCGTTCCACTGAGGGCAAGGTCTGCAACCGGCTCAAAGCCCAAGGAGCCGTTGCAAAACCTCCCCTCACGCCAGAAAAATACCAGGCAGTGAAAG ACTCTTTCAAGACATGGTTGCTGGAGAAAGGCGTGTCCGAATCTGAGGTGGCTATGCGCAGCCGTAAAATTGGGCAGTATATCTCAGAAAAAATCATGGACATCAAGAAAGCACAGAAAAAATTTTAG